The genome window TGTTGTTGGCGACAAGATGACGTGCACGACGGAAAGGAGCGTGCGCCGTAGCGAGctccgacacacgcacacacagcgcGCGTGCGTGTGTGACGTCTTTAAAAAAGGGAGCAGGTGGATCACTTCCGGGTAGAGACTCTCAGGGGGCGGGGCCACCAGCCCTCCGTTTTTCATTGTATTTACTCCACCTatttacttctactactactactctatTTTACTGCAATACAAACACTTACTTCTGGACATGTACTATACACTCCTTTAATGTACACTTAGTACTGCATACACTACTTTGATGTACACTTAGTACTGCATAGACTACTTTGATGTACACTTAGTACTGCGTACACTACCTTGATGTACACTTAGTACTGCATAGACTACTTTGATGTACACTTAGTACTGCGTACACTACCTTGATGTACACTTAGTACTGCATAGACTACTTTGATGTACACTTAGTACTGCGTAGACTAAGTTGATGTACACGTAGTACTGCATACACTAATTTGCTGTACACTTAGTACTGCATACACAACTTTGATGTACACTTAGTACTGCATACACTACTTTGATGTACACTTAGTACTGCATACACTACTTTGTTACTGCATACACTACTTTGATGTACACTTAGTACTGCATACACTACTTTGATGTACACTTAGTACTGCATACACTACTTTGTTACTGCATACACTACTTTGATGTACACTTAGTACTACATACACTACCTTGATGTACACTTagtactgcatagactaatttgATGTACACTTAGTACTGCATGCAGTACTTTGATGTACACTTATTACGGCATACACTACTTTGATGTACACTTAGTACCGCATACACTACTTTGATGTACACTTAGTACTGCGTACACTACCTTGATGTACACTTAGTACCGCATACATTAATTTGCTTTACACTTAGTACTGCATACACTACTTTGATGTACACTTAGTACTGCATACACTACTTTGATGTACACTTAGTACTGCATAAACTACTTTGTTACTGCATACACTACTTTGATGTACACTTAGTACTGCATAAACTACTTTGTTACTGCATACACTACTTTGATGTACACTTAGTACTGATTACGCTACTTTGATGTACACTTAGTACTGCATACACTACTTTGATGTACATTTAGTACCTTATACAGTACTTTGATGTACACTTAGTAGTTTGACGTACACTTAGTACCACAAACTATTTTGATGTACATTTAGTACTGCAAGCAGTATTTTGATGTACACTTAGTACTGCATGCAGTATTTTGATGTACACTTAGTACTGCATGCAGTACTTCGATGTACACTTAGTACTGCATGCAGTATTTTGATGTACACTTAGTACTGCATGCAGTACTTTGATGTACACTTAGTACTGCATGCAGTACTTTGATGTACACTTAGTACTGCATGCAGTACTTTCTAAATAGAATATAGTTTCTTTACCCACCACCTCTTTTATGTTTCAGAGTGGCGTTGAGttggaggtcaaaggtgaaagtagAAAAAGGGTTCATCGCAGCCATGAACGACATGTCGGGGTCGTGCGCTGACCTCTGACCCCTCATGGGGCGGGTCAGGGAGGTCAACGAGCCGTCGGGACAGTCTGGGAATCTGTGGAATCCGAGCCAGGGTAGACTGGGATATTTCACGTGACCAGCAGCGTGCGGAACATGGAGCAGGACTTCACACAGTCGACCTCTGACCTCTGATAAGTCACTAAATCACAACAACAAGAAACCGGCAGGTGAGCTTTGCAAGATGGCCGCCGCAGGAAGGACGCACCTGGTGAGAGACTTTAACCGTTTCATCACGTGTTGGCTGTGTCGAGGTTACCTCATCAAACCCACTACCGTCACTGAGTGCCTGCACACCTGTAAGTCACGTGACAGCCTGGCCCCTTAGCTTACTTTAGCTTAGCTtaacctgctgtgtgtgtgtttcctcAGTCTGTAAGAGTTGTATCGTGCAGCACTTTGAGGAGAGCAACGACTGTCCCAAATGTGGCATTCAGGTGCACGAGACAAACCCCCTGGACATGCTCAGGTCAGACCacttccttgtttcttctcatcttacttccttgtttcttctcaTTTTACTTCCTGTGTGTTCTCATTTTCTTTCCTTGTTTCTTCTCATCTTacttccttgtttcttctcaTTTTACTTCCTGTGTGTTCTCATTTTCCTTCCTTGTTTCTTCTCATTTTACTTTGATGTTTCTTTTCATCTTacttccttgtttcttctcaTCTTACTTCCTCGTTTCTTTTCATCTTacttccttgtttcttctcaTCTTACTTCCTTATTTCTTCTCATCTTacttccttgtttcttctcaTCTTACTTCCTGTGTCTTCTCATTTTACTTTGTTGTCCTCTCATTTTacttccttgtttcttctcaTCTTATTTCCTGTGTTTGTTCATTTTCCTTTTTTCTTCTCATTTTACTTATTGTTTCCTCATTTTACATCCTCTTTTCTTCTCAGTTTAATTCCTTGTATCTTCTCATCGTACTTCTTTGTTTCTTCTCATTTTACTTCTTTGTTTCTTCTCATGTTACTTTCGTGTTTCTTCTCATTTTacttccttgtttcttctcaTCTTGCTTcctgtgttttttctttttaattgttTCTTCTCATtttacttccttgtttcttttcaTCTTACTTcctgtgtttttttctttttccttttttcttctcattttactttcttattttttcCTCATTTTACATCCGCTTTTCTTCTCATTTTAATTACTTCTTTCTTTTCATCTTACTTCCTGTGTCTTCTCATCTTACTTCCTTGTTTCTTCTAATTTTACTTCCTTATTTTTTCCTCATTTTACATCCTTGTTCTTTTCATTTTacttccttgtttcttctcaGTTTACATCCTTGTTTCTTCTCATCTTACTTCCTTATTGTTTCCTCTATTTACATCCTCTTTTCTTCTCATTTTAATTCCTTGTTTCTTCTCATCTTACTTCCTGTGTCTTCTCATCTTacttccttgtttcttctcattttacttccttgtttcttctcatcttacttcctgttttttttttcattttcattgttTCTTCTCATTTTacttccttgtttcttctcattttacttccttgtttcttctcaTCTTACTTCTTATGTCTTATCATCTTACTTCCTTGTTTTTTCTCAGGTTAATTCCTTATTTTTTCCTCATTTTACATCCTTGTTCTTCTCATTTTacttccttgtttcttctcattttacttccttgtttcttctcaTTTTACTTCCTTCTTTCTTATCATCTTACTTCCTGTGTTTTTTCATTTTCCTAGTTTCTTCTCATCTTACTCCCTGTCTTCTCATTTTACTTCCtgcattttttcattttatttcctTGTTACTTGTCATTTGACTTCCTGTATCCTCCCATCCCTCTGAAAGCTCTTCCCTTCCACATGCTTCGCCTTCTAAACTTGCGTCTCCTTTCCATGTTTCAGGTTGGACAACACTTTGGAGGAAATCATTTTCAAGCTGGTTCCAGGACTGCGAGAGCGTAAGTGCTGGCGTCGAAAGTGTGGCGCCATCATGGCGGCGGCGTGCACGCTCACACCTGTTCTTTGTGTGTTCTTCAGAGGAGGAAGAGCAGGAACTGGAGTTCTGGAGGACGAGTCAGCGCAATGAAAACCTCCAAGGTGAGACGCTTAACAGGCTGGCTTGTTGATGTTGACATGGTCCAAGTGTAATGCTACTGTGAtgctgactagagatgtccgataatatcgtcctgccgatattatcggccgataaatgctttaaaatgtaatatcggaaattatcggtatcggtttcaaccttacgattttcccgggagactcccgaatttcagtgcccctcccaaaagtctcccggggcaaccattctcccgatttccacccggacaacattattgggggcgggccttaaagcgtcctctacaacctgtcgtcacgtttgcttttcctccatacaaacagcgtgccggcccagtcacataatatatgcggcatttacacacacataagtgaatgcaaggcatacttgatcaacagccatacaggtcaccatacaggtcacactgagggtggacgtataaacaactttaacactgttacaaatatgcgccacactgtgaacccacatcaaacaagaatgacaaacacatttcgggagaacatccgcactgtaacacaacataatcacaacagaacaaatacccagaaccccttgcagcaataacttttccgggacgctacaatttccaccaaacccccccacctcccaaattcggaggtctcaaggttggcaagtatgctctagtatactctggactgaaggtgtgtgccttcattgtttttgtagctgttgttttgaggcatgtttaaaaaaaataaaaaataatgtactttgtgaaagtcaaagtatagtattcccatagttgtagtgggtattaggattatctcagggagagcaggtcccaaattccaagctgctgttttgaggcatgttaaaaaaaataatgcactttgtgacttcaataataaatatggcagtgccatgttggcacttttttccataagtggagttgaagttgttctcttattttgggaaaaccttgtttttgattgattgattgaaatttgtattagtagattgcacagtacagtaaatattccgtacaattgaccactaaatggtaacacccgaataagtttttcaacttgtttaagtcggggtccacgttaatcaactcatggtaaagtccatccatccatccatcttcttccgcttatccgaggtcgggtcgcgggggcagtagcctaagcagggaagcccagacttccctctccccagccacttcgtccagctcctcccgggggatcccggggcgttcccaggccagccgggagacatagtcttcccaacgtgtcctgggtcttccccgtggcctcctaccggtggttggacgtgccctaaaggcctccctagggaggcgttcgggtggcatcctaaccagatgcccgaaccacctcatctggctactctccatgtggaggagcagcggctttactttgagcttctcaccctatctctaagggagagccccgccacccggcggaggaaactcatttcggccgcttgtacccgtgatcttgtcctttcggtcataacccaaaactcatggaggatgtagatcgaccggtaaatcgagagttttgccttccggctcagctccttcttcaccacaacagatcgatacagcgtccgcattactgaagacgtcgcaccgatccgcctgtcgatctcacgatccactcttccctcactcgtgaacaagactccgaggtacttgaactcggaaaagggtggagtgccatctccgggttggggaggagatcttgccccgagtggaggagttcatggtaaagttacattgtatAATGCAGGTGTGCtctcactttttctgcaggcgagctacttttcaattgatcaagtcgtggggatctacctcattcatatatatattttatatttacttatttatgaaatatatgttttgttaacaagttaaaggtgtttaatgataatgcaagcatgtttaacacatctagttaatattgttaataaattaaaagtgtttaatgataatacaagaatgtttaatacatatagttaatattgttaacatgttaaaggtgtttaaagataatgcaagcatgtttaacacatatagttaatattgttaacaagttaaaggtgtttaatgataatacatgcatgtttaacacatatagttaatattgttaacaagttaaaggtgtttaatgataatacaagcatgtttaatacatatagttaatattattaacaagttaaaggtgtttaaagataatacaagcatgtttaacacatatagttaatattgttaacaagttaaaggtgtttaatgataatacaagcatgtttaacacatatagataatattattaacaagttaaaggtgtttaaagataatacaagcatgtttaacacatatagttaatattgttaacaagttaaaggtgtttaatgataatacaagcatgtttaatacatatagttaatattattaacaagttaaaggtgtttaaagataatacaagcatgtttaacacatatagttaatattgttaacaagttaaaggtgtttaatgataatacaagcatgtttaacacatatagataatattattaacaagttaaaggtgtttaaagataatacaagcatgtttaacacatatagttaatattgttaacaagttaaaggtgtttaatgataatacaagcatgtttaacacatatagttaatattgttaacaagttaaaggtgtttaaagataatacaagcatgtttaacacatatagttaatattgttaacaagttaaaggtgtttaatgataatacaagcatgtttaacacatatggataatattattaacaagttaaaggtgtttaaagataatactagcatgtttaacacatatagttaatattgttaacaagttaaaggtgtttaatgataatacatgcatgtttaacacatatagttaatattgttaacaagttaaaggtgtttaatgataatacatgcatgtttaacacatatagattcctttctttcatgaagacaagaatataagttggtgtattacctgattctgatgacttgctttgattggaatcagacagtggtgctgataacgtccgcattttcaaatggaggagaaaaaaagtcctcctttctgtccaataccacatgaaagtggttggtttttgtcatctcatttgtccagcttccatactcctttgtatacactttacaaggaatacattggcggcaaactccgtagcttgctagcttgtgcacgccagctttctgagactcttagcgcaggcaggatgaagcagagcttttattgtgaaggcaggaactgtgcagtcggtctttggagttttgacgacaggtacggcgccagagtctgttgaaattaaatagtgtttctcgccttcctgtctgtaattttttcttaataatgagctggcagcagccagcgtcatctcagaagaccctcgggtgccgtgaatgtcaatcaagggacgaaagtgacgtcatagtgaagatttatgatcgctcatttttaggactatttttttaatgcctggccggCGAACGACTGACACAACCTGCGGGGCATCactacaaaattaggcataataatatgttaatttctcgactgtatatatcggtatcggttgatattggaatcggtaattaagagttggacaatatcggaatatcagatatctgcaaaaaagccattatcggacatctctaatgctaaCCATTCCCAGGTTCATTGGTCACATTTCATCAGGAAGTGAATTGACTAGAAAATGTGTGATATTTATGTTGAACCACAGCTGATAGCTTTGTAAGGGTGGGGCTTCCTGGCGGTGATGGTGGGGACGGCGGGGATGACGACTACCACAGGAGTGACCCTCAGATTGCCATCTGTCTGGACTGCCTCCGCAACACCGCCCAGGCCGGCGAGAGCACCGTCACGGTGCGTTACGTAGCGACTCGTTACATAACGGCACATGTGTGGGTTTTGATGTTTGACGTCACCGTGTCATGTGTTTTGTCCTCACCCAATCAGGATCTGATGAAGAGATTCATTCGCTGCTCCAGTCGCGTCACCGTGGGAACCATCAAGAAGTTCCTCAGCCTCAAAC of Entelurus aequoreus isolate RoL-2023_Sb linkage group LG09, RoL_Eaeq_v1.1, whole genome shotgun sequence contains these proteins:
- the LOC133657746 gene encoding polycomb group RING finger protein 5-B-like isoform X2, whose protein sequence is MAAAGRTHLVRDFNRFITCWLCRGYLIKPTTVTECLHTFCKSCIVQHFEESNDCPKCGIQVHETNPLDMLRLDNTLEEIIFKLVPGLREQEEEQELEFWRTSQRNENLQADSFVRVGLPGGDGGDGGDDDYHRSDPQIAICLDCLRNTAQAGESTVTDLMKRFIRCSSRVTVGTIKKFLSLKLKLPSSYELDVLCNGEIMGRDHTLEFIYMTRWRLHADNTYPMVLEYRPRIDFG
- the LOC133657746 gene encoding polycomb group RING finger protein 5-B-like isoform X1 gives rise to the protein MAAAGRTHLVRDFNRFITCWLCRGYLIKPTTVTECLHTFCKSCIVQHFEESNDCPKCGIQVHETNPLDMLRLDNTLEEIIFKLVPGLREQEEEQELEFWRTSQRNENLQADSFVRVGLPGGDGGDGGDDDYHRSDPQIAICLDCLRNTAQAGESTVTVRYVATRYITAHVWVLMFDVTVSCVLSSPNQDLMKRFIRCSSRVTVGTIKKFLSLKLKLPSSYELDVLCNGEIMGRDHTLEFIYMTRWRLHADNTYPMVLEYRPRIDFG